Part of the bacterium genome, TTTTTTCAATAGTGGTAGCGATATGTCTTTTATATCCTGGTCTCTCTTTGCCGCTGCGTAGGCGTTGGGTAAAGGCGCTTTGTATTTTTGTTATTGCGGTGACGGCGGCTTCTTTAGTGCGCTACCGCTTAATGGAACCAGCCGCTTTAAATGATATTTGCCGGGCTGATACTATTCCGTGGTGGTGTACTTTGCGTCAAAACACAGGGCTGCTAATCCACTTTCGTTTTTTTGAACGTATCGCGCTATCTTTTGCGGTGTTATCTCTCGTGTTTAAAAGACCTCTGTATTTTTATATAGGTGTTCTTTTTTCGGGTATGGGAATGGTCCTTTATAATTTTGACTTTGCAGCACTTGCGTTTGTCGTGTGTGCACTTTACTTGGCTTTATCGCCCCAGGTTTCATGTAAAAACTCTTCTCTACCCGAGCCTGAACGGTAAAACTGGTAGCGCATTGGATTTTTTTTGTGATAATCCTGGTGATAATCTTCTGCCGGGTAAAAAGGTGTAGCGGCTATAATTTTGGTTTTAATGGGTTTATTAAATTTACCTGATTTGGCCAAAACTTCTTTTGATGCTTCGGCAATTTTTTTTTCGTTCTCATCATTGTAAAAAATAGCTGTAATGTACTGTGAGCCTTTGTCGGCAAATTGGCCAAATTCGTCGGTAGGGTCAATTTGTTTCCAAAAAATATCCACTAATTCTTGATAACTTACTTTAGCTGGATCATAAGTGATTTCTACAGCCTCAATGTGTCCAGAGTTACCCATAGACACTTCTTCGTAGGTAGGATTTGGCTTTTTACCTCCAATATATCCCGATAACACTTTCGTAACGCCAGGTTTGGCTTCAAAAGGAGCTACCATGCACCAAAAGCAGCCTCCAGCAAATACGGCTTTTTTTTGAGTATCCATAGGCCATCCTTTATAAGGAAAAAATAACGTGATGAAAAGAAAGGAATAGAAAAAAGAGATAAGAAGTGATTGAATAAGATGTTTTCTATCCATAACGAGGTTTTCATGAAAAGAATTAGCATTATTATAGCGGTTTTATCAATTTTTCTTTTTGTACATAAGGCAAATGCCACTTGCTTAGTTGGTGATAAGGTAAAAGTGGAATGGAAGGGCGGCTGGTATCCGGCAACTGTTATTAAGGCCGATGGTGAGCGGTGTTTTATTCATTATAACGGCTATGGTGATAGCTGGGATGAATGGGTGGGCGCTGATAGAATGCGCTATGAGGTTGTGACACCGGCTGCAAAT contains:
- the msrA gene encoding peptide-methionine (S)-S-oxide reductase MsrA, coding for MDTQKKAVFAGGCFWCMVAPFEAKPGVTKVLSGYIGGKKPNPTYEEVSMGNSGHIEAVEITYDPAKVSYQELVDIFWKQIDPTDEFGQFADKGSQYITAIFYNDENEKKIAEASKEVLAKSGKFNKPIKTKIIAATPFYPAEDYHQDYHKKNPMRYQFYRSGSGREEFLHETWGDKAK